In Alphaproteobacteria bacterium, the DNA window TTTGGCCTTACGTCTACGTGCGCTGGGAGCTCGGGTTGCTGGCCGAGCTTGGATACGGGCTCGACTTGGCCAGTTGCGCCGTTACCGGAGGGGTCGAAAACTTGGCCTTCGTCTCGCCCCGCAGCGGCCGGGCGGTGAGCGAGGCGGGCGCCGGGGACTACCGCGACCGGCTGCTGCGATTGCCTGGGTTTTTGCTCGGCAACGGTGCCGGTGACGACGGGAACAACGACCCCCGGGCTGAAATCGAAGCCGGTCTCCGGCTCACGGGGCACTTCCTCGAACACAACGTCCTGCGTCCCCACGGCCTGGAGCTGCCGGCGGCCCGGACACGACTTCTAGAACGTTTTGCTCGCCCAACCACTAGATCTGGTGTAAATTCGGGCAAATGAACGCCCATACCGAAACCATCCACGAGACCCCGCTAGGGGACGCCCTGAGCCAGCGCTATCTGGCCTACGCACTTTCGACCATCACCTCGCGCTCGCTACCCGACGTGCGCGACGGCCTCAAGCCGGTGCAGCGCCGCCTGATGTGGGCCATGCGGCAATTGCGCCTCGATCCCGACAAGGGCTTCAAGAAGTGCGCCCGCGTGGTCGGCGACGTGATGGGCAAATACCACCCCCACGGCGACCAGTCGGTCTACGACGCCATGGTGCGCCTGGCCCAGGACTTCGCCCAGCGCTACCCCCTGGTCGACGGCCAGGGCAACTTCGGCAACATAGACGGCGATAACGCCGCCGCCATGCGCTACACCGAGGCCCGCCTGACCGCCGTGGCCGAGGCCTTGCTGGCCGGCCTCGACGACGACACCGTCGATTTTCGCGACACCTACGACGGCGAGGACAGCGAACCCGTGGTGCTGCCGGCGCGCTTTCCCAACCTTTTGGCCAACGGCGCCAGCGGCATCGCCGTGGGCATGGCGACCTCGATCCCGCCGCACAATGCGGGCGAGTTGTGCGCCGCGCTCTTGCACCTCATCAAGTTCCCCCGGGCCACGGCGGCCAAGCTCTGCGAATTCGTGCCGGGCCCAGATTTCCCCACCGGCGGTGTGCTGGTCGAGCCCGCCGACAACGTCGTCGAGACCTACCGCACGGGCCGCGGCAGCTTTCGCCTGCGGGCCAACTGGCTCCTCGAGAAACAGAAACACGGCCAGTACCAGATCGTCGTCGACGAGATTCCCTACCAGGTCCAGAAAGGCCGCCTGATCGAGAAGCTCGCCGACCTGATAAACGAACGCAAGCTGCCCATGCTGGCCGACGTGCGCGACGAATCGGCGGAAACCGTGCGGCTCGTGCTGGAGCCCCGCAGCCGCAGCGTCGATCCTGAAATGCTCATGGAGCAGCTCTTCCGGCTGAGCGACCTCGAGGTGCGCATTTCACTCAACATGAACGTACTCGACGCCGCCGGCCGTCCCGGGGTGATGGATCTGCGCGCGGCACTCAGGGTCTTTCTCGAGCATCGCCACGAGGTGCTGGTGCGCGGCTCCAAGCACCGCCTGGCCACCATCGAACGCCGTCTCGAGATCCTCGCCGGCTATCTGGTCGTTTACCTCAACCTCGACGAGGTCATCCGCATCGTGCGCGAGGAGGACGAGCCCAAGTCCGAGTTGATGGCGGCCTTCGAGCTCACCGAGCTCCAGGCCGATGCCATCCTCGACATGCGGCTGCGCCGTTTGCGCCGTCTCGAGGAAGAGGGCATTCGCGGCGAACACGCGGCGCTGGGCGCTGAGGCCAAGGAAATTCGGGCGCTCTTGAAGAACGAGAAAAGCCGCTGGCAAGCCATCGCCGCCGAGATCCGCGAGAGCAAAAAGCAATTCGGCGAGAAAACCCCGCTCGGTGCCCGCCGCACCCGCCTGGCCGAGGCCCCGACGCTGGCCGAGGTGCCGCCTGAGGCCATGGTCGAGCGCGAACCCATCACCATAATCTGTTCGGAAAAGGGCTGGCTGCGGGCGCTCAAGGGCCACGTCGAGGAGAGCAGCGAGGCCAAATACAAGGAAGGCGACCGCGGGCGGTTTTGGATTGCCGCCGAAACCACCGACAAGCTGGTGCTTTTCGCCACCAACGGCCGCTTCTACACCATCCCCTGCGACCGCATCCCGCGCGGCCGCGGCCACGGCGAGCCGGTGCGTCTGATGCTCGATCTGGGCAACGACGAGGACATCGTCGAGCTTCGCCTCCACCGCCCCGGCCGGCGCCTGCTGGTGGCCGCCTCCGACGGCCGCGGATTTGTTGTGGAAGAAGACGCCACAATCGCCCAGACGCGGAGCGGCAAGCAGGTCCTCAACGTTCGTGGCGACATCGAGGCCCGGGTCTGTGCCGTGGTGCCCGAAGGTGCCGATTCCTTGGCGTTGATCGGCGAGAATCGGAAGCTCCTGATCATCCCGCTGGACGACATCCCGACCATGACGCGGGGCCGCGGCGTGACCTTGCAGCGCTACAAACAGGGTGGCCTCAACGACGCCCAGGCCTTCACCAAGTCGGACGGCCTGAGCTGGCGCAGCGGCGAGCGCACGCGGACCGAGACGGACTTGCTGGCCTGGCTGGGCAAACGCGGCGCCGCGGGCAGGCTGCCGCCGAAGGGGTTCTCGCGGGCCAATCGGTTTAGCTGAGGGAAAGTGGTGCCGGTGCTGGCCTCGTATGGCCGGCCATGACTTCCGCTTTCGCCGCTCGGGAGTCCCTTGCTGGAGGTAGCGCAGGTGCGCCGGCAGCAGGCCCAAATCGACGCGATTGATCCGTAGCGGACTTTAGCTATGGCCACCTTGTTGCCGACGTCACCCCAGGTCACAACGATTATTAGACGCTATTGGAGGTTTTTTCCCTCCTTGTAGCAGCCCGGTGATTTGGACTTGGGTTTCTGGAAATCCGTCGTGCTACTCACCGTCTTGACATTGACAATCACGATATTTTCTCCAACACGGTAATTGCGAAAATCACACTTTTCCTCGTTTCCCCACCAATCTGGAACTTTGAGACAGTCAACGCCACCTTCTACAACGCGCCACCAACCTGAGCCACTATTGCCTTTCCAAACAAACTCTAAGGTGCCGTCAGGTGCGTAATAGCCTGCTCCGTAGGTCCATTTCATTGTTTTCCCGGACAGCAATTTCTTTACATCTGATGAAGTGAGCGCATTCTTCTTGCTGGGCACCGGTACGCCCGTCACGATTTCACAATCTGACCATGCCGAAGCGAAGGTAATTTGAACGCCAAGAATTGTGCTCGCAATCAACGTCAAACCAAAGAGTATCGCTTTTGAAAGTGTCATTTCCGTCTCCCAACTATTTGTCTGGCTGGGTCCCATTCAAACAGGGTCAGCCGCCTCCATCGCCGATCAATGAGAACGGCGCCCAAAAGAGAGGATGCGCGTATGAGAATGTGGTCAAACCCGTTTCCGGATCGACGAAACCACCAACATCCATGAGCCCGATCATCGCGCGTCTCAGAGCCTCGAACCGGCCGAGCGTCGGGTTTTGGCGTGGCGTCGAAACAAGTCCGTCGTCAAGGTTTTCGCAGAGGTCGTCTCGACCGGCCAATTGGAAACCAACAGCGCCCGCGTGCCGGCATAGAAGAAAGCCCGACCCAGGCCGGACACCGCTTCCGCTCCGGCACCTTCGTCGGAACCCGTATTGCAAGCAGACAACACGACCCAATCGGCATCCAGCTTCAGGCCGAGAATTTCGCCCATGGTCAGGAGGCCGTCGTCCTTGCTTCCTGTCACTTTCGGTGAGGAGAGCGCCAATGCTGGCTGCAACAAACCATTGAGATCTCCTGGAACCAGCCCATGAGTGGCAAATGCCAGAACCGCGATCCTTGATAGATCCATCCCCTTTCCGCCGCCAATCGCACGGGTTTCGTCGGCAACACCGACAGCGGCAGATAGCCCAAAGGTCCATGCGCCACCACCAACAAGCTCTTGGCGTTCCACCATCCGGATTTCACGGGGCCAAGCAATTTCTCATGGAGCGCATAGGCCGTGGCCACGTCGAACTCTGGGATGTCGCCCAGCGTCGCCACTGTGGGTTCCAAGGCTCGGCGCAACTGCGCCACTTGGTCTGACAGATCCTTACGTCCAATGTCGACGGCAGCGAAAGCTATCTTTCCTTGCCTGGGAACCGCCCAAACATAGGTTCATTTGTCAGTCACGTAGGTAGCAATCAACGCCTCGCCACGACGCAAAAAGGAGCGCGTCTCCTCGATGGTCAGCGGCTTGGGGTTGATGAGTTGGGATATTTCGGGGAACCGCCTCTCCTGCACTTCCATCAGCGCTGCCCGTGCGCCGTGAAGTGTGTCGATTCGTTCTCGCAAAGTCTCCACGGATTTGGGATCCTGTTGATCCGGGGGAAGGGAGACCATTTTCGCAAGCGTCCCGAAGTGTGCGTTGATCTGTTTTTGGAGATCTTGTTCACGACGCACCAGATCCGCGAGATCAGGATCACGTGCTGCCGCCCTGGTCGCGGTTGCCGCCAACGCCGCCTGTACTGCCCGGCTTCGTGCGCGATCGGCAATAACGAAAGCCTCAGCGGCCGGATCAACGCCGGCGGTCGCTGCCTCACCCGCAGCATCAATGTCGCTCAGCAGGTCGAGATAAGACTCGAAGACCAACTTCATGAACCAACCTTGAGATCTCGCCTCCGTTCCATTCGCAACCCGTGACCGAGTCACGAGAATGGGCAGCGCCTTCTTGAAAGCTGCGACCGCTTCCAATCGGCGTTCGGACTTTGCCAGTGACATTGCGTAAAGCGCCTGAGTCTGGGCGGTGAAGAAGTGTTTTTTTCCAAGATTTTCTTGCCGGCGTTTCAACGTCCGATCGGTAAGTTCAAGGGCTTCATCCAAAATTCCAACCTGAATCATCGATGCGGGAACGGTAACGTCGTTGGCAAACCAAAGTTCATACTGTTGTGGGCTATCCTTCATCCCCTCGCGTGTGAGGCGCACCTGCTCCCAGGCACTCTTCCAATCCCGGAGTTCCAGGAAGGCATGCGCCATCGCATGGCGTGTGCTGCCCACTGCGTTCGAGTCCTGCCTCATACCAATCTTGTCAAGGATATGAAGCCCTTCATCCAACAAGATGATGGCCTCTTTGTGTCGGCCCTGGGCACTTACTGCACGGGCAAGTTCACGAATGGCATCGACTGTTCGAAAATGGAATTTGCCAACTTTTTTGAGGGCGAAATCAAGAACATCCCGGGCTTCGATCTCTGCCTCCACTATTCGACCCTGATTGACCAGATTGCGGGGGAGAATATTACGAATTTCGATCTGCCAAGTAATCTCTTCATCCCCATCGGAAAATCGGATCCCCACGATATGATCGATGGCTGAACGAACCACCGGCTCCATATCTACCCAGCGACCTTCCGCTTCGAGAATGGCTTGTTCGAGCCAAACATCAAAAATTCTACGCCAAACGCCTTGCTCCATATTGACGGCCTTGGCCTTTAATTTTCGCGCTTCCTCGATGTTGCCCGCCCAGGCGTTGGTGTAGACTTGGCCGCCGATGATTGCCGCACTTGGAAACGCTTCGCTACCCTTCTGAAACGATCGAACGCTATTTTGGTAGCGCCCCAAATATAACTGGGCCCAGCCAAGGTTCATGAGTGCATCCGAACGCTGCTCGGCACCGCCCGCGCCATGCAACGCGCCCTGACTATCCATATGCTCCAACGCTTTTTGCAAATCCTGAACTTGCTGCTCGGCCCGCCCCAAATCTCGCGCTGCTCGTTCTCGCTTGAGATAGAAGGAAACCAATTCGGGGGGAGACACGCCCTCTGGTGGTTGCGCGTTGGCGATCTCCAAGCGGCCTGCGATAGTCTCAGAATCAGGGTCTTGAGCGTCGAGGACAGCGGTAATGTCCGAAATGGTCCGTGGCGGTGGCGTGAAGGACGTGCCTTCGAAACTGGCGCTGATCTGCTTCGCTTCGTCGAGGGATACAGCTCTTTCGGTCTGACAGCCAGCCAGTAACACCGGCAGGGCCATCATCGCCATCGCCCACAACACTACCTTGGACATGTGTCCCGCCCTGATCAGAAAAGGCTAAGAGAGAGCAATAGGGACGCGCAGACCAAATTTTCTGCTTTCTATGGAACCATATTGAGCCCATGGTTGCAAAGATAATTGGGCCTCCAGTTATCCCGTCTTGAGGTTTGCTTATGCTGTCGTGGGTGTCCGTTCATGGCTAATCGTGACGAATCGGACCGGCTCCCGGCAGGACTGTAATCATGGGGGAAGCGGACTTGAAAACGGCGACCAGCCAAACCCCTGCGGCTCTAGCGTGGGA includes these proteins:
- the recO gene encoding DNA repair protein RecO, which encodes MDWADDGIVLSARKHGETAAIVHLLTRRHGRHAGLVRGGVGRRMRGVLQPGNEVRAEWRARLAEHLGNYTVELAKARAAALLDDAERLAGLAAASAVAELTLPEREPHEASYAATRSLLEALEQGGEVWPYVYVRWELGLLAELGYGLDLASCAVTGGVENLAFVSPRSGRAVSEAGAGDYRDRLLRLPGFLLGNGAGDDGNNDPRAEIEAGLRLTGHFLEHNVLRPHGLELPAARTRLLERFARPTTRSGVNSGK
- the parC gene encoding DNA topoisomerase IV subunit A, which encodes MNAHTETIHETPLGDALSQRYLAYALSTITSRSLPDVRDGLKPVQRRLMWAMRQLRLDPDKGFKKCARVVGDVMGKYHPHGDQSVYDAMVRLAQDFAQRYPLVDGQGNFGNIDGDNAAAMRYTEARLTAVAEALLAGLDDDTVDFRDTYDGEDSEPVVLPARFPNLLANGASGIAVGMATSIPPHNAGELCAALLHLIKFPRATAAKLCEFVPGPDFPTGGVLVEPADNVVETYRTGRGSFRLRANWLLEKQKHGQYQIVVDEIPYQVQKGRLIEKLADLINERKLPMLADVRDESAETVRLVLEPRSRSVDPEMLMEQLFRLSDLEVRISLNMNVLDAAGRPGVMDLRAALRVFLEHRHEVLVRGSKHRLATIERRLEILAGYLVVYLNLDEVIRIVREEDEPKSELMAAFELTELQADAILDMRLRRLRRLEEEGIRGEHAALGAEAKEIRALLKNEKSRWQAIAAEIRESKKQFGEKTPLGARRTRLAEAPTLAEVPPEAMVEREPITIICSEKGWLRALKGHVEESSEAKYKEGDRGRFWIAAETTDKLVLFATNGRFYTIPCDRIPRGRGHGEPVRLMLDLGNDEDIVELRLHRPGRRLLVAASDGRGFVVEEDATIAQTRSGKQVLNVRGDIEARVCAVVPEGADSLALIGENRKLLIIPLDDIPTMTRGRGVTLQRYKQGGLNDAQAFTKSDGLSWRSGERTRTETDLLAWLGKRGAAGRLPPKGFSRANRFS
- a CDS encoding DUF995 domain-containing protein — protein: MTLSKAILFGLTLIASTILGVQITFASAWSDCEIVTGVPVPSKKNALTSSDVKKLLSGKTMKWTYGAGYYAPDGTLEFVWKGNSGSGWWRVVEGGVDCLKVPDWWGNEEKCDFRNYRVGENIVIVNVKTVSSTTDFQKPKSKSPGCYKEGKNLQ
- a CDS encoding CHAT domain-containing protein, with product MVERQELVGGGAWTFGLSAAVGVADETRAIGGGKGMDLSRIAVLAFATHGLVPGDLNGLLQPALALSSPKVTGSKDDGLLTMGEILGLKLDADWVVLSACNTGSDEGAGAEAVSGLGRAFFYAGTRALLVSNWPVETTSAKTLTTDLFRRHAKTRRSAGSRL
- a CDS encoding tetratricopeptide repeat protein; protein product: MSKVVLWAMAMMALPVLLAGCQTERAVSLDEAKQISASFEGTSFTPPPRTISDITAVLDAQDPDSETIAGRLEIANAQPPEGVSPPELVSFYLKRERAARDLGRAEQQVQDLQKALEHMDSQGALHGAGGAEQRSDALMNLGWAQLYLGRYQNSVRSFQKGSEAFPSAAIIGGQVYTNAWAGNIEEARKLKAKAVNMEQGVWRRIFDVWLEQAILEAEGRWVDMEPVVRSAIDHIVGIRFSDGDEEITWQIEIRNILPRNLVNQGRIVEAEIEARDVLDFALKKVGKFHFRTVDAIRELARAVSAQGRHKEAIILLDEGLHILDKIGMRQDSNAVGSTRHAMAHAFLELRDWKSAWEQVRLTREGMKDSPQQYELWFANDVTVPASMIQVGILDEALELTDRTLKRRQENLGKKHFFTAQTQALYAMSLAKSERRLEAVAAFKKALPILVTRSRVANGTEARSQGWFMKLVFESYLDLLSDIDAAGEAATAGVDPAAEAFVIADRARSRAVQAALAATATRAAARDPDLADLVRREQDLQKQINAHFGTLAKMVSLPPDQQDPKSVETLRERIDTLHGARAALMEVQERRFPEISQLINPKPLTIEETRSFLRRGEALIATYVTDK